The Microvirgula aerodenitrificans DSM 15089 genome contains the following window.
CGCTGTCGTTGTTGGGGGGAAAGTTGGGGGTCAAGGTCAACACACCGTCGAGTGGCAATAGTGCGATCACCTTTAAAACGGCAGTCATTGATGCTGCAATTGATGCTTTGGCTAGTGATTCGCGCTTCAAAGTCGTATCAACACCCTATCTGAGAGTGAAATCAGGGCAGGCAGCATCATTGACTGTTGGCCAGGATGTACCTGTGCTGGGCTCGGTTTCCTATCCTCAGGGAGGTGGAACACCGGTGCGCTCCGTCGACTACAAATCTGCAGGGGTGATTTTCAACATTTCACCGAGGGTTCGCGACAGCGTGATTGATGTGGATGTATCCCAGCAGGTGAGCAATTTCGTGAAGACGGAAACCGGGGTCGATGACTCGCCGACCCTGATCAAGCGCGAGCTTCGCACCCACGTATCGGCCCAGGACGGCGAGCTGGTCGTGCTTGGTGGGTTGCGTGACGAGAAGGACAACGCAAGTCGATCTGGGCTGTCTTTCCTGCCTGAATTCCTGCGTGCTAGGTCCAGCAGTAGCACCCAGACCGAGATCCTGCTGATGCTGCAACTGACCAAGACGGGCAGCTAGATCCTCGGCTCACGGGTGATCTGCCCGGGTAGTTCACGCATAAACACCAATAATTTCCTCGCGGGCTTTCTAGTTCCGCCTTCCTTCGGTATGCACACCCTGCGCGACACGGCGCCGGCTGGCGTACCGCAGCGCGCGAGCGCGAGGAGCGCACAGCCGGCACCAGATCGCGCTGGCTCGCCTTGTCGACTGCAGGCGCATTCCCTCACGAGTGGAGAGGCGGTCAAGGGGGGCCGTAGGCCACGAAGCTTGCCCTTGACGGCCTCGCAGCGACCCCACGCTCACTCGGAGGGCAGGGGTGGCAGTTCACCCCTGCCCCCGAGGATCAAACGCGATCGTTTGCAATCAACCACCACCTTACGCATGTTCGGCGCACAGGAAGACTTCCTCCAAGAGAGTACTGAGGCAAGTCAAACAAAGCATGCTAAAGTCATTGTTGCAATGTCCATACTTGGCAGTGAAGGAGCAAGCCGTGCAAAGCTTACTGACATACCTCACAGTCACAAGTCTGCTGGAAGCTGCTAAACTTGACAAAAGTTGCAATGGGCCTGTAAGTCGGCTTAAAACAGATAAATGCTAGTTGGAGCGCATATGTCCTTTCCAGTTGTAGACAGGGTTATCTATCAAAAAAACCCTTTGGTAGAGGTTGTTTGCCAATTAAGCGTCCACCCTCAGTTACGAGTTGAAACAGAGCTTCCAACAGACTTTCAGAGTCATCTGAAAGAGAAATATCCTATTTTGCATGAAGGCACGGCTTCTTTAACTACAATTGACAGCAGTCAGGCTGCAGCTAGTGGGAGTCAGCTTAGCCAACAAATATTTAAATTCTATGATTTCTTTTCTAAAGATGGAACATGGAAAGTTTCTCTTTCAAAAGATTTCATAGCATTAACCACAACCAAATATCAAAACTGGGAAGATTTTTCTTCAAGGCTTCAAGAAGTCTTGACCATCTATAATGAAATTTATGACCCGCGAATTTTTAAACGGGTCGGCTTAAGATACAAAGATGTAATTCAGAGAAGCACGATTGACCTCGTTGATACACCCTGGCATGAAATTATCGCCTCATCTATTGCAGGCCCATTTGCAGATGATGGATTTAGCAAGGCAAAGCACTATAGCTCTAGCTTTTTACTTCCTCTTAAAGACACTTTCGGTTCAGTTTTAGTTCAGTACGGTATCGTAGAATATGCTACAACCGCTGAAGAGTGCTTTTTGATTGATGCCGATTATTTTATTGAACAGGATGTAGAATATCATGTCGCGATTACTACCCTCACCAGTTTTAACAAGAAGGCCGGCAGCCTTTTCCGGCACTGCATTACCGACAAGCTCCATCGAGCCCTCGACCCTATTCCAAAATAATGCTCAAATCAATCCTTCGAGGCAGCAGGTAGTTATCGCTGCCTTCAATGGAATGGTACCACCACCTGTTCCTTTTGTTTTTCCTGGTTTAAAAAGAGTTATTAAATCAACACAGGCCTCAACCAACCAAGAAGTAATCCGGTTAATTACGGGCAAAAAAATAAAGACCAGCTCTGCCAATCAGATATATGAATTATGCAAAACGGACGATTTATTTGGTCTATTCGATATTGTCGACAATTTGGCCGATAACAGTAATTACTACGAGATTAACAAAATAATTTTTACAATTGACTATCAAAAATTAACTCCTAAGATTGCCATCGGCTTACTTAGAGTTGCTTTTCCTATAAAACGTAAACTACCGCAGTGGGACGAAGCGGTCAGCAAAGCTAGGGATGCTCTCGCTAGAAATAATATGAATGCAGCAAGACTGTTAAAGGGTATCCTGTAAAATATGCAATTCATAAGCTCTAAAAAAAACTCGCTGAGCAATCTTGGCTATATTGGATTTGCAATTAGTGGCACGAAGGAACAAAGGCATATTGGGATAGCCTATAGAGCGAGTGTTAATGAGGTCATGATTGTTGATCTTGGCTTTCACCGCATGCTAAAAAATGACACTGCTGATGATGACGAACCATGGTACTGGGCAGAGTTTGGGCTCGATGAAATAAACCAAGAGATCATCGCCAAGAGAATCTCTTATTTAGCAGCCAAGCATCAGTCAAATAGGGCGCTGCCATCGGATATACAGTATGGTTTTATTTATAATGGGACTTATTTTGACGAAGGAGACGAATATACAAGAAATAAAATGGGGGAAGGATTGACTTGTGCCACATTTGTTCTTGCCGTCTTCAAAAAATTAGGCTTGCAATTTCTAGATGAAGAG
Protein-coding sequences here:
- a CDS encoding TIGR04255 family protein, which translates into the protein MSFPVVDRVIYQKNPLVEVVCQLSVHPQLRVETELPTDFQSHLKEKYPILHEGTASLTTIDSSQAAASGSQLSQQIFKFYDFFSKDGTWKVSLSKDFIALTTTKYQNWEDFSSRLQEVLTIYNEIYDPRIFKRVGLRYKDVIQRSTIDLVDTPWHEIIASSIAGPFADDGFSKAKHYSSSFLLPLKDTFGSVLVQYGIVEYATTAEECFLIDADYFIEQDVEYHVAITTLTSFNKKAGSLFRHCITDKLHRALDPIPK
- a CDS encoding type II secretion system protein GspD encodes the protein MVSLIYEEVLKKPYVLDPRVLADQRPVSLRFDGTKGELPGFLHDFLHFLGLRIESRAGVDFVTSDVADPRMPDVEPPPPELEVYVYRPKFRELAYLTELLSPLFKTGSFTVSRAVRSGGAESVTTAAPASSAAAQIDQHSDVMVFQGTAAEIALLTRVLPQIDTPAGEVLVQGVVYEVTTGRNESSGFQLALSLLGGKLGVKVNTPSSGNSAITFKTAVIDAAIDALASDSRFKVVSTPYLRVKSGQAASLTVGQDVPVLGSVSYPQGGGTPVRSVDYKSAGVIFNISPRVRDSVIDVDVSQQVSNFVKTETGVDDSPTLIKRELRTHVSAQDGELVVLGGLRDEKDNASRSGLSFLPEFLRARSSSSTQTEILLMLQLTKTGS